One stretch of Burkholderia oklahomensis C6786 DNA includes these proteins:
- the tssL gene encoding type VI secretion system protein TssL, long form: MHRPDKAGPEPIEFAAMPFAPRGGATSPPAAESPAARLAAIKAAPNPLLEAARPLLRALADMPDRLDREGIQQLRLLLEQEVRLFQRLCDQANIRRDHMLGARYCLCTALDEAAMQTSWARSGESNLGTWISEGLATSFHEDRQGGDKVYLLIGRLMSSPQEHLDLLEVVYRILSLGFEGRYRYEADGQRKHETVRQRIHNEIASQRGPVSVALSPHWQSDARGGRVSFYDFPVWITAVVLSLILLGLFGYFKYVLLTRGADVQQQIADIARMTPPPAAPALRLKALLGNEIAAGTVSVDEDSRHGSVTFRSDAMFSPGAAAVNSTMGPLIAKIAGEIVKVPGKVTVTGYTDNVPINSRQFASNEALSEERATQVMQMLQSAGVPASRLESVGKGDADPIGDNGTVQGRALNRRVDITVAY; this comes from the coding sequence GCCGCTCCGAACCCGCTGCTGGAAGCGGCCCGGCCGCTGCTGCGGGCGTTGGCCGACATGCCCGACCGGCTCGATCGCGAAGGCATCCAGCAGTTGCGCCTGCTGCTCGAACAGGAGGTGCGCCTATTCCAGCGGCTCTGCGATCAGGCGAACATCCGCCGCGATCACATGCTCGGCGCGCGCTACTGCCTTTGCACGGCGCTCGACGAAGCGGCCATGCAAACCTCGTGGGCCAGGTCGGGCGAAAGCAACCTCGGCACCTGGATCAGCGAAGGGCTCGCCACTTCGTTTCACGAGGACCGGCAGGGCGGCGACAAGGTGTATCTGCTGATCGGACGACTCATGAGCTCGCCGCAGGAACACCTCGATCTGCTCGAAGTCGTGTACCGGATCCTGAGCCTCGGCTTCGAAGGCCGCTACCGGTACGAAGCCGACGGCCAGCGCAAGCACGAGACCGTCCGCCAGCGGATCCACAACGAGATTGCGTCTCAACGCGGCCCGGTGTCCGTCGCCCTTTCGCCGCATTGGCAGTCCGACGCCAGGGGCGGGCGCGTCTCGTTCTACGACTTCCCCGTCTGGATCACGGCGGTCGTGCTGTCGCTGATCCTGCTCGGCCTGTTCGGCTATTTCAAATACGTGCTTTTGACCCGCGGCGCCGACGTGCAACAGCAGATCGCCGACATCGCCCGCATGACGCCGCCCCCCGCTGCGCCCGCGCTGCGTCTCAAGGCATTGCTCGGCAACGAGATTGCCGCGGGCACGGTCAGCGTCGACGAAGACAGCCGCCACGGCTCGGTAACCTTCCGCAGCGACGCGATGTTCTCGCCGGGCGCGGCAGCCGTGAATTCGACGATGGGACCGCTGATCGCGAAGATCGCAGGCGAGATCGTCAAGGTGCCGGGCAAGGTGACGGTGACGGGCTACACCGACAACGTGCCGATCAACAGCCGACAGTTCGCATCGAACGAGGCGCTGTCCGAGGAGCGCGCGACGCAGGTCATGCAGATGCTCCAGAGCGCCGGCGTGCCGGCCAGCCGACTCGAGTCGGTCGGCAAGGGCGACGCGGACCCGATCGGCGACAACGGAACCGTGCAAGGCCGCGCGCTGAACCGCCGCGTCGACATCACGGTGGCGTACTAA
- a CDS encoding YXWGXW repeat-containing protein: MKLATPLRLAAALLATCAASAAFAQAVIVAPYAPPAPRVEVVPAPRAGFAWDQGHWQWRHGRYAWIPGHWQPVRVGYRWVPGHWVAHGPNWHWAPGHWA; encoded by the coding sequence TTGAAACTCGCCACCCCACTGCGGCTCGCCGCCGCCCTCCTGGCCACCTGCGCGGCGTCCGCCGCGTTCGCGCAGGCCGTGATCGTCGCCCCGTACGCGCCGCCCGCGCCGCGCGTCGAGGTCGTGCCCGCACCGCGCGCCGGCTTCGCCTGGGACCAGGGCCACTGGCAATGGCGTCACGGCCGCTACGCCTGGATTCCTGGCCACTGGCAGCCCGTGCGCGTCGGCTACCGCTGGGTGCCCGGCCACTGGGTCGCGCACGGCCCGAACTGGCACTGGGCGCCGGGCCACTGGGCCTGA
- the tssM gene encoding type VI secretion system membrane subunit TssM, with amino-acid sequence MNKFLSFLVSRQFLSFVALLLVALLIWFVGPFVAFGGLAPLAGAGMRILVIALLLAGVLLWLAGWSTSVVFVALLCVLIWHASPLLAFGHATPFVPESARVIAIAAVLTIYLIHLAFLLLQKMRTDADFLKNLIEFGSKKQASPAAGQLAKVNAVIAGALARLKAMRTGARGLGRLFQGKRYLYELPWYITLGSGASGKTSALLNAGLSFPLAAQMQRATARLANQGGSVDWWLTNDAVLIDTAGHYTRHGTSRHALPQPPAPASSGHPEGAESEDKPHARHSDGQATGEAAASASTASAGFPHGEEGTWRQIVDQAEWLGFLRMLRKHRPRAPINGALLTVDVAELTSVDENARHAEAAALRARLADLRTELGIRFPVYLLITKMDRLPGFGEYFSSLTTEGRAQTWGFTLPYGKETIANEGVHARCAEELGELAARLAAGVNARLLEEHETQRRRRLAAFAEEFLVLTRTLGELINRVFLDSRYDDTQRHSTLRGVYFTSAAQTGNEIAAEPRTVMQRLAAAIGRTPATSALAPRHEGGQSFFLHDLLTKIVFPDAHLVHPNLRWEYRSRTLCLIGHALALLLFGWLAIGLRVSMANNGDYLDAIGHKTAALASRVGQLYKAPKPEAVPDALNEARYLPAYPGLDLSAPASAWRFGLYAPPGIVAESHRTYDALEDNLLLPQIVKRIEAVLAQAIASRDPKTAYDALRVYLMLYDKAKFDAAQVEAWVLDDWAKTDSAAVFGGRASMIAHVEQLFSGERAVQSPLIRNDLLIQQARAFLDGSNATQRLYERAKAAMQKEAPDEFTLLRAVGPQAGTVFARASDAPLSRGVPGLFTFDGYRRVFDKRLPEFVQVARDDDAWVMGRAYLGDAQKKTAAFGRAAADTDDPLTEAIRRQYLIEYAQQWDAFLGDIRTVSGTSLAFDLLVLRSFAAPDSPLARLARAAAHETTLTQPIASADRSVLQKATDSLSQKADKALGIRAEERVERELVDSRFAGLREMVTGSAEARTEAQPAAAQAGKTGLDGVSNLLNDYYTALTVADDALSNNSMPPASDAAAKLKMAANTMPAPFRAVLLELSAQGSREVNRGIGQLLSRQMEAMVGDTCRLTIEGNYPFAADSKRDVRIDDFTRVFARGGVIDDFFTKTLAPFVDTSTRPWRYKTLPGATEPVQGPDLEPFQHAKAIREIFFGDPGEKQLAWKADIRTPELDPTITSLMIDVDGQTTLYQHGPVAPFTVSWPGPRGGVHVEITASPRIRPDTSTVSTDGPWALLRLLQKGHLIETATPGRSRVALDFDGRKAVLDIASTGSVANPLTSNVLKTFQCPGSMPAFNLADTGPPPGLPPASPRTRPATETVHRRYRSAEPVRRQAVHQAGVRENM; translated from the coding sequence ATGAACAAGTTCCTGTCCTTTCTGGTGTCGCGCCAGTTCCTCTCGTTCGTCGCGCTGCTGCTCGTCGCGCTGCTGATCTGGTTCGTCGGTCCGTTCGTCGCGTTCGGCGGCCTCGCGCCGCTCGCGGGCGCCGGCATGCGAATCCTCGTGATCGCGCTGCTGCTGGCCGGCGTGCTGCTGTGGCTCGCGGGCTGGTCGACCAGCGTCGTGTTCGTGGCGCTGCTGTGCGTGCTGATCTGGCATGCGTCGCCGCTTCTTGCGTTCGGACACGCGACGCCCTTTGTACCGGAGTCTGCGCGGGTGATCGCGATCGCGGCCGTACTCACGATATATCTGATCCACCTGGCGTTCCTGCTCTTGCAGAAGATGCGCACGGACGCGGACTTTCTCAAGAACCTGATCGAGTTCGGCAGCAAGAAGCAGGCGTCGCCCGCAGCCGGCCAACTGGCCAAGGTCAATGCCGTGATCGCCGGCGCGCTCGCGCGGCTGAAGGCGATGCGCACCGGCGCCCGCGGACTCGGGCGCCTCTTCCAGGGCAAGCGCTACCTGTACGAACTGCCGTGGTACATCACGCTCGGTTCAGGAGCATCGGGCAAGACCAGCGCGCTGCTCAACGCCGGGCTGTCGTTCCCGCTGGCCGCGCAGATGCAGCGGGCGACGGCCAGGCTGGCGAACCAGGGCGGGTCCGTGGACTGGTGGCTGACCAATGACGCGGTACTGATCGACACGGCGGGCCATTACACGCGCCACGGCACCTCGCGGCACGCGTTGCCGCAACCGCCCGCCCCGGCTTCGTCCGGGCATCCGGAGGGCGCCGAATCCGAGGACAAGCCCCACGCCCGCCATTCGGACGGACAGGCGACCGGCGAAGCCGCGGCCTCGGCAAGCACGGCAAGCGCCGGCTTCCCGCACGGCGAGGAAGGCACGTGGCGGCAGATCGTCGACCAGGCGGAGTGGCTCGGTTTTCTGCGCATGCTGCGCAAGCACCGCCCTCGCGCGCCGATCAACGGCGCGCTGCTCACCGTCGACGTGGCCGAGCTGACGAGCGTCGACGAGAACGCGCGCCATGCCGAAGCCGCCGCATTGCGCGCACGGCTCGCCGATCTGCGCACGGAGCTGGGCATCCGCTTTCCCGTCTATCTGCTGATCACGAAGATGGACCGGTTGCCGGGCTTCGGCGAGTACTTCAGCTCGCTGACCACGGAAGGCCGTGCCCAGACCTGGGGCTTCACGCTCCCGTACGGCAAGGAGACCATTGCGAACGAGGGCGTCCACGCCCGCTGCGCCGAGGAGCTGGGCGAGCTGGCCGCGAGGCTCGCCGCCGGCGTCAATGCGCGCCTGCTGGAGGAACACGAAACGCAAAGGCGCCGCCGGCTCGCCGCCTTTGCCGAAGAGTTCCTCGTACTGACGCGCACGCTCGGCGAACTGATCAACCGCGTGTTCCTCGATTCCCGCTATGACGACACGCAGCGCCACTCGACGCTGCGCGGCGTGTATTTCACGAGCGCCGCCCAAACCGGCAACGAGATCGCGGCGGAACCGCGCACCGTGATGCAGCGTCTCGCGGCCGCCATCGGACGCACGCCGGCCACATCCGCGCTCGCGCCGCGGCACGAAGGCGGCCAGAGCTTCTTCCTCCACGATCTGTTGACGAAGATCGTGTTCCCGGACGCGCATCTGGTGCACCCCAATCTGCGCTGGGAATACCGCTCCCGCACGCTATGTCTCATCGGCCACGCGCTCGCGCTGCTGCTGTTCGGGTGGCTCGCAATCGGCCTGCGCGTCAGCATGGCCAACAACGGCGATTATCTCGACGCGATCGGACACAAGACGGCGGCGCTCGCATCCCGGGTCGGCCAGCTTTACAAGGCGCCCAAGCCCGAGGCCGTGCCTGACGCGCTGAACGAAGCGCGCTACCTGCCCGCGTACCCGGGTCTCGACCTGTCGGCCCCGGCGAGCGCCTGGCGCTTCGGCCTGTACGCACCGCCCGGCATCGTCGCCGAAAGCCATCGCACCTACGATGCGCTGGAGGACAACCTGCTGCTGCCGCAGATCGTCAAGCGCATCGAAGCGGTCCTCGCCCAGGCGATCGCCAGCAGGGACCCGAAGACCGCGTACGATGCGCTGCGCGTCTACTTGATGCTGTACGACAAGGCGAAGTTCGACGCCGCCCAGGTCGAGGCGTGGGTGCTCGACGACTGGGCCAAGACCGACAGCGCGGCGGTCTTCGGCGGTCGCGCGTCGATGATCGCCCACGTCGAGCAGCTCTTCTCCGGCGAGCGCGCCGTGCAGTCCCCGCTGATCCGTAACGACTTGCTGATCCAGCAGGCGCGTGCGTTCCTCGACGGCAGCAACGCGACGCAGCGGCTCTACGAACGCGCGAAGGCGGCGATGCAGAAGGAAGCGCCGGACGAGTTCACGCTGCTGCGGGCCGTCGGCCCGCAGGCCGGGACGGTCTTCGCACGCGCGAGCGACGCGCCGCTTTCGCGCGGCGTGCCGGGCCTCTTCACGTTCGACGGCTATCGGCGCGTGTTCGACAAGCGTCTGCCCGAGTTCGTGCAGGTCGCGCGCGACGACGACGCGTGGGTAATGGGCCGCGCCTATCTGGGCGACGCTCAAAAAAAAACGGCTGCATTCGGGCGTGCGGCGGCGGATACGGACGATCCCCTGACCGAAGCCATCCGCCGGCAATACCTGATCGAATACGCGCAGCAATGGGACGCCTTTCTCGGCGACATCCGCACGGTGAGCGGCACGAGTCTCGCATTCGACCTGCTGGTCCTGCGCAGCTTCGCCGCGCCGGATTCGCCGCTCGCACGTCTCGCACGCGCGGCGGCCCATGAAACGACGCTCACGCAGCCCATCGCCTCGGCGGACCGTTCCGTCCTGCAAAAGGCAACCGACTCGCTGAGCCAGAAAGCGGACAAGGCGCTCGGCATTCGCGCCGAGGAGCGCGTCGAGCGCGAGCTCGTCGACAGTCGTTTCGCGGGCTTGCGCGAAATGGTGACGGGCAGCGCGGAAGCGCGGACGGAAGCACAACCCGCCGCCGCGCAGGCGGGCAAGACCGGCCTCGACGGCGTGTCGAATCTGCTGAACGACTATTACACCGCGCTGACCGTCGCGGACGACGCCCTTTCCAACAACAGCATGCCGCCCGCGAGCGACGCCGCGGCGAAACTGAAGATGGCCGCGAACACGATGCCCGCGCCCTTTCGCGCGGTGCTGCTCGAGCTTTCGGCACAGGGCTCGCGAGAGGTGAACCGCGGGATCGGCCAACTGCTGTCGCGGCAGATGGAGGCGATGGTCGGCGACACCTGCCGGCTCACGATCGAGGGCAACTATCCGTTTGCAGCCGACAGCAAGCGCGACGTCCGCATCGACGACTTCACGCGGGTGTTCGCGCGGGGCGGCGTCATCGACGACTTTTTCACGAAGACGCTCGCCCCGTTCGTCGATACGTCGACGAGGCCGTGGCGCTACAAGACGCTGCCCGGCGCGACCGAACCGGTGCAGGGCCCCGATCTCGAACCGTTCCAGCATGCGAAGGCGATCCGCGAGATCTTTTTCGGCGATCCGGGCGAGAAACAGCTCGCCTGGAAGGCCGACATCCGGACGCCCGAGCTGGACCCTACGATCACGAGCCTGATGATCGACGTCGACGGACAAACGACGCTCTATCAGCACGGTCCCGTTGCCCCGTTTACGGTGAGCTGGCCGGGACCGCGCGGCGGCGTCCATGTGGAGATCACGGCGAGCCCGCGCATCCGGCCCGACACGTCGACGGTCTCGACGGACGGGCCATGGGCGCTGCTGCGCCTGTTGCAGAAAGGGCATCTGATCGAAACGGCGACGCCCGGGCGCTCGCGCGTCGCACTTGACTTCGACGGCCGCAAGGCCGTGCTCGACATCGCGAGTACCGGCAGCGTCGCCAACCCGCTGACCAGCAACGTGCTGAAGACTTTCCAGTGTCCCGGCTCGATGCCGGCGTTCAATCTGGCGGACACCGGACCGCCCCCGGGATTGCCGCCGGCGAGCCCGCGCACGCGGCCCGCCACGGAGACCGTGCATCGTCGATATCGATCGGCGGAGCCGGTTCGGCGGCAAGCCGTTCACCAAGCCGGCGTGCGGGAAAACATGTGA
- a CDS encoding IS3 family transposase, which yields MNFVRAIDDGGLPAHVGQAWLESGCAYGYRQIHGGMREQRARCRIDRIARLMCVDGLACATRPWAPPRVM from the coding sequence ATGAATTTCGTTCGAGCGATCGATGACGGAGGCCTGCCTGCGCATGTCGGGCAGGCGTGGCTGGAAAGCGGCTGCGCCTACGGATATCGCCAGATTCATGGCGGCATGCGGGAACAGCGAGCGCGTTGCCGGATCGATCGCATCGCACGCCTGATGTGTGTCGATGGCTTGGCATGCGCAACGCGGCCATGGGCGCCGCCCCGGGTCATGTGA
- a CDS encoding periplasmic heavy metal sensor, with product MKERSWRLAFVGSAVLNVFLLGAIGGGAYQWFATHRDLNAAGAPGQRTALRFAANELSWARQREFIDALKAARREGHDYAVNGRDGRFEVLDLLAAPQLDRPAIDAALARTRAADNALRARVESNVVDFAATLTPEERLKFVDGLKRSGNWRLPPQQRPNTPAAPGSR from the coding sequence ATGAAAGAACGCTCGTGGCGGCTCGCCTTCGTCGGCTCGGCCGTCCTCAACGTGTTCCTGCTCGGCGCGATCGGCGGCGGCGCGTATCAATGGTTCGCGACGCATCGCGACCTGAACGCGGCCGGCGCGCCGGGGCAGCGCACCGCGCTGCGCTTCGCCGCGAACGAGCTGTCGTGGGCGCGACAGCGCGAGTTCATCGACGCGCTGAAGGCCGCGCGCCGCGAAGGCCACGACTACGCGGTCAACGGGCGCGACGGCCGGTTCGAGGTGCTCGATCTGCTCGCCGCGCCGCAGCTCGACCGCCCGGCGATCGACGCGGCGCTCGCCCGCACGCGCGCCGCCGACAACGCGCTGCGTGCGCGGGTTGAAAGCAACGTCGTCGATTTCGCGGCGACGCTCACGCCCGAAGAGCGCCTGAAATTCGTCGACGGCCTGAAGCGCAGCGGCAACTGGCGGCTGCCGCCGCAGCAGCGGCCGAACACGCCGGCCGCGCCGGGGAGCCGGTGA
- a CDS encoding DUF1800 domain-containing protein encodes MNPPQRATPAAVALNRFGLGARADDAPPDDPRASLLAQFSRYETLPAAWANEPRSDALAARFADARNKTTGDDPAAKRATAQAIRRDGYDAYRSAVAARLASALNTPAPFVERLVHFWANHFAVSIDKGPVSAYAGAFEMEAIRPHVLGRFEDMLVAVERHPAMQLFLDQVRSAGPDSRAARRAEARHPANRRGLNENLAREIMELHTLGVRTGYTQNDVTEFARALTGWSIAGGRGPQPGDAAPGTFVFRPALHEPGVRTVLGRTYDQPGEAQARAILRDLATARATSRHIAFQLARHFVADNPPPALTERIARAFETSGGDLPSVYRALVDAPEAWSPANAKFKTPWEWTVSSLRGLGWRDLGDLKAAPLLVQLGQPVWRPGSPAGYDDIAASWAAPDALVRRVEIAQRLAARTGDRLDPRTLGDTLLAGSMSASTATAVSRAESATTALALLLVSPDFQRR; translated from the coding sequence ATGAACCCACCTCAACGCGCCACCCCGGCCGCCGTCGCGCTGAACCGCTTCGGTCTCGGCGCGCGCGCCGACGACGCGCCGCCCGACGATCCGAGAGCATCGCTGCTCGCGCAATTCTCCCGTTACGAAACGCTGCCGGCCGCCTGGGCGAACGAACCGCGCTCGGACGCGCTCGCGGCCCGCTTCGCCGACGCGCGCAACAAAACGACGGGCGACGACCCGGCCGCGAAGCGCGCGACCGCGCAGGCGATCCGGCGCGACGGCTACGACGCATACCGCAGCGCGGTCGCCGCGCGGCTCGCTAGCGCGCTGAACACACCCGCGCCGTTCGTCGAGCGGCTCGTGCATTTCTGGGCGAACCACTTCGCGGTGTCGATCGACAAGGGCCCCGTTTCCGCATATGCCGGCGCGTTCGAAATGGAGGCGATCCGCCCGCACGTGCTCGGCCGCTTCGAGGACATGCTGGTCGCCGTCGAGCGGCATCCGGCGATGCAACTGTTTCTCGACCAGGTGCGCTCGGCCGGCCCCGACAGCCGGGCCGCGCGGCGCGCCGAAGCGCGCCATCCCGCGAACCGGCGCGGACTCAACGAGAACCTCGCCCGCGAGATCATGGAGCTGCACACGCTCGGCGTGCGCACCGGCTACACGCAAAACGACGTCACCGAGTTCGCGCGCGCGCTGACCGGCTGGAGCATCGCCGGCGGCCGCGGCCCGCAGCCGGGCGACGCGGCACCCGGCACGTTCGTGTTCCGGCCGGCGCTGCACGAGCCCGGCGTGCGCACCGTGCTGGGCCGCACGTACGACCAGCCCGGCGAAGCGCAGGCGCGCGCGATCCTGCGCGATCTCGCGACCGCGCGCGCGACGAGCCGGCATATCGCATTCCAGCTCGCCCGCCATTTCGTCGCGGACAATCCGCCGCCCGCGCTCACCGAGCGGATCGCCCGCGCGTTCGAGACGAGCGGCGGCGATCTGCCGAGCGTCTATCGCGCGCTCGTCGATGCGCCGGAAGCGTGGTCGCCCGCCAACGCAAAATTCAAGACGCCGTGGGAATGGACCGTGTCGTCGCTGCGCGGGCTCGGCTGGCGCGACCTCGGCGACCTGAAGGCCGCCCCGCTCCTCGTGCAGCTCGGCCAGCCCGTCTGGCGTCCGGGCTCGCCCGCCGGCTACGACGACATCGCGGCCAGCTGGGCCGCGCCCGATGCGCTCGTGCGGCGCGTCGAGATCGCACAGCGCCTCGCCGCGCGCACGGGCGACCGGCTCGACCCGCGCACGCTCGGCGACACGCTGCTCGCCGGCTCGATGAGCGCATCGACCGCGACCGCCGTGTCGCGCGCCGAAAGCGCGACGACCGCGCTCGCGCTGCTGCTCGTGTCGCCCGACTTCCAACGGAGATGA
- a CDS encoding RNA polymerase sigma factor codes for MIDTPPRQRTDDATAHDPMHDPTHDARRPAAPCADAPSRVAPVAGQHGEHDDEQHPAGCPARPTDAAPDSFNAPGHRALNDRDPDAELVARVGARDPAAVRTLVARKLPRLLALATRMLGDRMEAEDVAQDAFVRIWKHAPRWREGEARFDTWLHRVVLNLCYDRLRGRREEPVDELPDAIDPHPAPDARLEHRACGELVRQALAALPARQREALVLNYYQELSNVEAANLMGITVDALESLLARARRNLRAQLADDHPSEDKR; via the coding sequence ATGATCGATACGCCCCCCCGGCAACGCACCGATGACGCGACCGCCCACGACCCGATGCACGACCCGACGCACGACGCGCGCCGCCCCGCCGCGCCCTGCGCTGACGCGCCGTCCCGCGTCGCGCCCGTCGCCGGACAGCACGGAGAGCACGACGATGAGCAACATCCGGCCGGCTGCCCGGCCCGTCCGACCGATGCGGCACCCGATTCGTTCAACGCTCCGGGACACCGCGCGTTGAACGATCGCGACCCCGACGCGGAACTCGTGGCCCGGGTCGGCGCGCGCGACCCGGCGGCCGTGCGCACGCTCGTCGCGCGCAAGCTGCCGCGGCTGCTCGCGCTCGCGACGCGGATGCTCGGCGACCGGATGGAAGCCGAGGACGTCGCGCAGGACGCGTTCGTGCGGATCTGGAAGCACGCGCCGCGCTGGCGCGAAGGCGAAGCGCGTTTCGACACGTGGCTGCACCGCGTCGTGCTGAACCTCTGCTACGACCGGCTGCGCGGCCGCCGCGAGGAACCCGTCGACGAACTGCCCGATGCGATCGATCCGCACCCGGCGCCCGACGCCCGCCTCGAACACCGCGCGTGCGGCGAACTCGTGCGGCAGGCGCTCGCCGCGCTGCCCGCGCGGCAGCGCGAAGCGCTCGTGCTCAATTACTATCAAGAGCTGTCGAACGTCGAGGCGGCCAACCTGATGGGCATCACCGTCGACGCACTGGAGAGCCTGCTCGCGCGCGCCCGGCGCAACCTGCGCGCGCAGTTGGCCGACGACCACCCTAGTGAGGACAAGCGATGA